DNA sequence from the Thiosulfativibrio zosterae genome:
ACGACAAAATGTTGGGTGAGCAAGAGTTTTACTTTACCTATGGTAAGTCACCCACGGTATCGCATGGTTCAACCAATGCCAACAACCCAGTGTTACACGCCATCAATGTGTTTAAAGAAGATATTTACACAGGGATTTGGATTAACCCAGCTCGTGCCGAGAAAATGGGCATAAAAACCGGTGACCAAATCAAACTGACCAATAATGAAGACGCCAACTTGAATGTACAGGGCAAAGCCTATGTCACCAAACAAGTGCAGCCAGAAGCCGTGTTTATGTATTCCTCTTTTGGAACAGAAAACAAAGCTTTAAGCCGTGCCTCAGGGTTCGGAAGCGCAATCAATAAAATCATTGGTTATAAAATTGACCCAGTCGTGGCAGGATTCCGTTCGCAAGAATTCACCATTACGGTAGAAAAAGTTTAAAGGAGATCACGGATGGCTCATTATGCAATGTTAATCGATCTAAACACCTGTACAGGCTGTAATGCTTGTATGGCAGCTTGTGCGATCGAAAACCAAACGCCTTTCTGGTCAGATAAATGGCGCACGAAAGTTCACGATTTAAGTCAAGGTTCAACGGATGAAGATGCGGTTCGCGTGTTTTTCCCAAGACTGTGTAACCATTGCGACAACCCACCTTGCGTAACCGTTTGCCCAACAGGAGCAACCTATAAGTTACCCAATGGGATTGTTGAAGTCGATGACGATATTTGTATGGGTTGTCAAGCCTGTACCTTGGCGTGTCCATATGACGAGCGTTATGCGTTAGATTACGAAGACAACACTGAGAAAAAAGCAGTATTTGGCGAAGAAACTTTAAAGAAAACCCGCCCAGGTGTCGATAAGTGTAACTTCTGTCGCGACCGTGTTGAAGATGGTCGTTTGCCTGCTTGTGTAGAAACTTGTGTTGGGAATGCTCGTCAGTTTGCGGACTTAGACAACCCCAATGATAAGGTTACTCAGTTAATCAAATCAGGGATTGCCCAACCCTTAATGGCGCATTTAGGGACTAAACCTAATGTGTATTACATTCCGGTGAAAAAACAAACCGTTTCTTATGAAAGAGCTGATTTTGGTTATCAAGGTCAAAACTCAGAAGGTGGGTTAAACCCAATGGGCGCGCCAGCAGGTACTTTTACACCTGAAAAAGCTGCTGAACACGCAGCGCACGAGCACGCGTCTTTATTTGATGCAGATAGTCCATTTGCACAACTGCAAGATATTCAAGCACACCAAATCAAAGGGGAGGTGTAATCATGTTCTATTTTGGTCAAGAAGCATGGAACTGGTTAGTCGCCGTCTATTTGTTTTTGGGGGGCATGGGTGCCATGGTGATGGCAATCTCAACCCTGGTGCACCGTTTAAAGGTTTATGGTCAAGACAATACGCAACTGATGATTTGGGGGAACTTAACCGGTTTTGCTATGTTATCGATTGGTTCGGGGATGTTGTTTTACCATCTACTCGATCATTTAGCGGTTTGGAATGTGTTGTTAGGCGTATTCCGTAAACCGGATGCTTGGATTGCTTGGGGTACTTGGTCAATTATTTTTGGCATGATTTGGGGCTTGGTTTACACCTTGCCACACATCCCAACGCCAAAGTTTTTGGGCTGGTGTCAACTGCTTAAATTCTTCAAATGGTTTGGTACTAAATATGCAGGCCCGATGGCTTGGGGTACGGTCTTTATGTCGGTGTTCACCGCTGTTTATACCGGTATGTTATTGCAGTCTTTCCCAGCAGTAGACCTATGGCATAACCCTGGGGTGCCTGTGTTGTTCACGGTATCAGCCACTTCAACGGCTTTGGCTGTGATGTTAATTTTGCAATATGTGGTGGTGCGTGCCAATGACCATGAGTTGCGTCACGGATTTGAGCGCCTAGATACTTGGTTGATTGGGATTGAGTTGGTCATTATTGCGGCCTTCTATTTCTACCTATCGCAAGGGACTTCTAACAGCTTGGTGTCGTTCAACATCTTGTTCTCTGACCCAATTTGGTTGTATGGTTTTATTGCACTTGGTTTAGTTGTGCCTTTCCTAATCAATTTAGCAATGGTGACTCACAAGATTCCAACCAGCGGATTTTTAGTTATCGTTTCGGCCTTGTTGGTATTGATGGGTGGTTACATCCTAAGACACTATATGTTGTTAGCCGGTATGTACGAACTGCCGTACCCACACTAATATTCTATAAATTATGATGTATAATAAGCCCCCGTTTTGGGGGCTTTTTATTCATAAGCCATTCAAAAAACGAAAGGAATCGTATGTCAGAAAAAATACAAGAATTGATTGTTCTATCAGGTTTGTTAGGGGAA
Encoded proteins:
- the nrfD gene encoding NrfD/PsrC family molybdoenzyme membrane anchor subunit is translated as MFYFGQEAWNWLVAVYLFLGGMGAMVMAISTLVHRLKVYGQDNTQLMIWGNLTGFAMLSIGSGMLFYHLLDHLAVWNVLLGVFRKPDAWIAWGTWSIIFGMIWGLVYTLPHIPTPKFLGWCQLLKFFKWFGTKYAGPMAWGTVFMSVFTAVYTGMLLQSFPAVDLWHNPGVPVLFTVSATSTALAVMLILQYVVVRANDHELRHGFERLDTWLIGIELVIIAAFYFYLSQGTSNSLVSFNILFSDPIWLYGFIALGLVVPFLINLAMVTHKIPTSGFLVIVSALLVLMGGYILRHYMLLAGMYELPYPH
- a CDS encoding 4Fe-4S dicluster domain-containing protein, whose translation is MAHYAMLIDLNTCTGCNACMAACAIENQTPFWSDKWRTKVHDLSQGSTDEDAVRVFFPRLCNHCDNPPCVTVCPTGATYKLPNGIVEVDDDICMGCQACTLACPYDERYALDYEDNTEKKAVFGEETLKKTRPGVDKCNFCRDRVEDGRLPACVETCVGNARQFADLDNPNDKVTQLIKSGIAQPLMAHLGTKPNVYYIPVKKQTVSYERADFGYQGQNSEGGLNPMGAPAGTFTPEKAAEHAAHEHASLFDADSPFAQLQDIQAHQIKGEV